The window TCTGTAGAGGCGAAATCTTGGGAAAGTGTTTGAATTTTATTGAGCAACTAGGCTTTAGATACTTCTCAAACTTCTGATAACACAAGTACAACATAAACAAACTAACTAACAAAGTACAGTTGCAATTACAAGGGAAAAAAGAAAACGTACACTTCAAAGTACTTGATTAACTTATTTCTGTTTTTGAACTTGCATCAGTCAGAGGACGGTGATATGGAGTGGGAATCGAAAGCAGATCTTGTTTTCGTTGGACAACAGCGGCAAACTCCTCAGTCATCTCCAGGTCTTCATTATTCATTCCATTGGGGAGACTCCAATCAAAATGATATAACAACATTGCTAGTGGGAGCTCAACATTAGCCAGACCATATAATATGCCAGGGCACATTCTCCTTCCAGCACCAAATGGGATGTAATCAAAGTTTGTTCCTTGGTATTCACCAGAGCTATCAATGAATCTCTCTGGATTAAAGGTCTCCGGCTCACTCCAGTAATTGGGATCTCTCCCGATCGCCCAAGCATTCACGATTACCTTTGTTTTGACAGGTATTTCATACCCATCAATCTCACACCTCTCTCCACATTCTCTTGGAAGTAGCAGGGGAGCAGGAGGGTGTAACCTCAGTGCTTCTTGAATGACCAACTTTAAATATTTCATCTCTCTGATGCTTGTTTCGTTTACTTGCTGTGTCCTGTTGAACACTTCCCTCACCTCATCCTGTGCCTTTTTCATGATTCTCGGATTTTTGATCATTTCTGACATTGTCCAATCTACAGTCGTAGCTGATGTCTCACTCCCAGCGGTAAAAATATCCTGAAAATTAATGATTAATTTGTTAATTCATAAACAAACTAACAGCCAGCTCAAATTGATAACAGTTGTAATTTGTAAATAAAGGAAGGAAACAGGTTAACACAAACTCAGTTAAAGAAAAAAAAAATAAGTCTCTAACTCTTTATAGTCAACATAGTCTCTTCCTTAGAGGATAGTCAGACGTGTGTGTCTATACTTACCAATATCACTGCTTTGATGTTGTCAGTAGTCAAAGAAAGCTCACTGCCACCGCAAGTCTCATGAAATTTTAGGAGAACATCTACCAGATCTTGAGCCTCATCACTTTTCGCTGTTGTTGTAGCTTGTATATGTTCTTTGATGATGTTTTCCAATATTCTATCAGCTTGCTTCTGCAGCCTCTGAAGTTTAGGATGCACTCCACTTATCCTATGAAGTAATTTGAAAGAAGGAAATACATCTGCCACATTGAAGCCCGACACTGCTTTGATAATATCCTTCACTGCATATATGAATTCTTCTTGATCCTTGCACTGAATACCAAAGGCTGCTTGAGAAGTTATGCTATATGTGGCAGATAAAACTTTCTGAGTAAGATTAATTGGTAATCCTGCTCTTGAACCAATCCATTTGATGAGATTCAGTACCTCTTTTTCCCTAATAGGCCGGTAAGATTGAACCCGCTTTGCACTTAAGAGCTCCTGCGTGCAAATTTTTCGTAATTCTCTCCAGTAATCACCATATGGAGCAAATGCAATATCTTTAGAATCATAATATAAGATCCTTGTAACTAAGACTTGGGGTCTTGATGCAAAGATAATATCATGTGTTTTCATCACCTCTTTGGCAAGCTCAGCTGACGAAACAACTATGGTGGAAACTTCTCCGAGCCTCAGGTGCATAACAGGTCCATATTTCTTGGCCAAGTCTCTGAGTCCACGATGGGGTAGAGTGCCAATGAGCTGGTGTATGTTTCCAATAATTGGTAGCTTCCATGGCCCTGGTGGTAGGTTTGAAGCAGAGGAGTTGTTGTTGTGGCCTCTCTTCCCTATTTTCAGTAGCAGAATCACAGTAAGTAGCAAGAAAGTAAACAGGACTTGGAAGGAAGGGCATTGAAGATCCATGATCAAATGAGGTTAGATTGGTAAAACTGCAAGCATGCTTTCTCTTATATAATCAGATTATGATAGCTTCTTACGTCAGGCATGATCCCATCTGGTTTCCTAATTTCCTTGTTGATTGGCGTTTTCTACAAATTAAAAATATCTAGGAAGTCAATGGTCAATAGAATCATCATCAACAAGCCCTCAAATTTTGAACGGGTGATATCAACCTCAATTTTACATATAATAATTCTTATGATTCATATGTTATATCTCAACCTCAATGTGTCTTGGCAGCAATGATAATAATGAGCATTGTTCGCTTTTACTGAGTTCGTTAAGTAAAGTTCGATTCAGTTGCCCAATTTTGCTTTTGAAGTTTGTAGGATTACCAGAGGTTTGGTGTTTATCCTAGTTAATTTCTAGGTTTTCTGCCCTTCTTGCATATGAATGCATTTGAAACCCTGTTCTGGTGCTAAATGCTTTGTTTAGTTCATCTTTCCTTTATGAATTAATTACAAAAGACCCCCGAACTATGAGGTCACTTTCATTTTGATACCTAACTACTAAAATCTTGCGTTTACATACCCGAAATTCTCCCCGTTAGACAAGGTAATACCTCCATCAGTTACCCAGTCAATTTGGGGCATTTTCTGCTGACGTGGCTTGCCTAAGACCCACAGCTGTCAGTTTCTAGGTGGAATTGAGAGATATTTTGGTCTAACTCTATTTTACTCTGCCTAAAAGACAGTAAAAGGCAGAAACAAGGTTTAAAATATCGGTATCGGTGTATCTATCGGTCCTTTGAAAAAGGGAGATATCGGATATATCGGGAAAATATGGGAAAAAATATTACGATTTTGAAAAGAAATTTTTTTTTTTCTGAAATATTTAATTTATTAGATTTACATATAAATATTACAAACATCAACTTCATCTACATCGAAAATGAGAATCTAGGTTGTTGATAAGACGCACGCTGGTTCACAAAAGTACAATAATCAGACCAAAACATATGACTCATATAGTACGAATTGTAGTGTTGAATATGATAATCATATATGTCTTTGGAGCAGCCGACTGTTTCCCCTATAAGTGGATAGTAAGGATGAATCCAACTGGATGATTGATCACTGACTTTCGCGCATTGATTATAGCCATAAACATTATAGCCATATAGATTGTTGCCTTCTTGGGATTCATTTGAGGTTCTAGTCCCACTACCTAAACTGATAGACTCAAAACTTAGCGCAACTGAAATAACATCTTGATCATCATTTGGACCTCTAGTCCTCCTCTCATACATGGTATCCTCTTGCGCTCCATACCTAGTACTTCTATAGCCATGATCATGGGAGGCATGATCGTAATTTTCTTCATATGAAAAATTGTTCATTCCACCAACTGTAGAAGATTGTTCATATACAAACCCGGTATTTCCACCACCTTTTCCGCTTCCACCGTCTTCATCATCATCTTCTCGAGACCACCACTCTTCATTGGGATACACCTCAAGGGAATTACTTATCTTCTAGAAATCACTTAAGACCCTTACTCTTCATTGGGATATACCTCGAGAGAATTACTTTTATCTTAGATATCACTCCAGACCATTCTGGAAATCACTCAAGACCCTTACTCTTCATTGGGATATACCTCGAGAGAAGTACTTCTATCCTAGATATCACTCCAGACCCACACTCTTCATTGAGATATACCTTGAGGGAATTACTTCTATTCTAGATATACTTTGAGGGAATTTCTCTTCCGGAAATCACTCAAGAGTCAAGACCCTCACTCTTCATTGGGATATACCTCGAGGGAATTATTTTTATCCTAGATATCACTCGAGACCCACACTCTTCATTGAGATATACCTTGAGAGAATTACTTCTCTTCCGGATATTATTTCAATTTTTTTTACAGATATTTTTTTAATATATCGGTGATATATCGGAAATATCATAACTATCGAAAATATTTGACGGTATCAGAGAAATATCAGGAAAATATCTTAGATACGGTGGAAGATAAGATATTGAGCCCTATAGATATATTGGTCTTTCGAAAAAAGGAGATATCAGAGGATATATCGGATATATCGTAGAGATTTTGATCCTTGAGCAAAATTACGCAACTGAAACGATTTGTGATTTCCATTGCCGATTACCCCCCAGATCCACAACATGAAACGACGCTGGATTACACAACTCTAGGTCTGAGTGGGTACTCCGATTTGTGATTTCCATGGCTTCGCGCAACCAGAATAGGCCTCCGCGTAGCCCCTCTACTGTAAGCCCTAACTTCTTTTGCTCTGAAATTACGTTTTTGGTGATGAAGTAGACGAAGCCCTAATTTGGGGTTGTAAGAAATTGGGGGGAATGAGAGGAAGTGAAGGATGATAGTGATTGTGTGTTTGATTTTACTTGGGTGGTTATGGGTTTTGTTATATGGGCACAAATCAGTGTAGAAAATGAGGAAATGGGTTTTTCATCTTGGGTTGTGGGGTTTGTTTGTTTGGTCACGTTTGTGATTGTAATTCGTTGCTTTCAAAGCTGAGAAAGACAGTGGTTTTCCATTTGTTTGTGTTGGGATTGATGGGTTGCATTGACACAGTGACATCCTGAGCTACACTAAATCGTCTGTGTTAATGTTAATTTTGGTTTTGAAGAAGAAGATTGGCGTTCACGAAGTTCGCTGGACAAGAAGAGGAAGTTTACAGGAAAAGCAAACGCCAGAGAAGCATGGGGCAACCACGACTGCCATTTAAGTAAAATAGAGTAAATTATAGTTAAACCAAAATATCCCTCATATCCACTTAGAAACTGACAGCTGTGGGTCCCAAGTGATCCACATCAGCAGAAAACACCTTAAATTGACGGGGTACTTGTCTAACGGGATGAACTTCAGGTATGTAAACATAAAATTTTAGTAGTTAGATACCAAAATGAAAGTGACCCCATAGTTCGGGGGTCTTTTGTAATTAATCTTTCCTTTATTATTATTATTTTTTTCCTCTTATTATGTTCATTTTTCCTTCACTATTACTCCATGTTTATCAAATCTGTTCATACAAGGGTCAACAGCTTCATAAACCTTAACCAGTCTCAAAGTCCAAAAATTTTCTTAGGTATCATACTCATTGTTTAGCAAATGTGATCAATGATGTACATTGATTACAAGCAAGGAAATCTCTAAAAACATGGAAGTTCTTCAACATGGGAAACCTCTTACACATTCATCCTACTCTGCATTTCTTTCATAGTTACATTTCCATGATTCCTTTCATAATTGAGCTCTGTATCAAGATAGAATCAAATGACCTGCAATCGACACAAAGTCTTAGTAACAAAAGATAAGAGAAAATAAATTGAAGATAGCAAACATGTAGTGCTGTTATTTAACTCCACTCTCTATAAAACTAGAGATGAAGCTGATAGCCAACATACATTTTATGAGTTTTTCAGACTCTACCAGCTACTAAAAGAGGCTATGAGTATAGTAAAACTCAATTCAAAATCACAAAAAGCAAACCAAAACACACTCACAACTTCACAATCAACATCAATGTTCAAAAAGATGCCTCAGTCACAAAAAGTTTCTGTCAATGGAACATAGCTTCCACGAGTACTCCCTGCAAAACAGGGTCTAAAGGTCCTAGAGGGGGGTGAATAGGCCCTTTTTGAATTTTCGTTGACTTCTGTATCCGAGGATAGCAATGATTTGTGCTATCCTAGATTTACAGGATACGAGTTTGCAGAAAGTAAATTGCAGCAAATAAAGAAACAACACAAAGATGTTTTTTACTCGCAGAAACCCTGAATGCAGGGAGAAAAACTGCGTGTCTCTAACTCTTGAGAGACAAAACTTTCCACTAAGTTGAAGTAACTTCTTACAAGAATAATAGTTCTAGTGATACACTACCACAGTGTTATCCTTCTTAGTCCCAAACTAGTCTAGACCTATTCCCTCTCTTGTTTCTAAGCTCTTACAACATGGAACACTTTTAGAAGCCTTGTTCGTGAATTCAGCTAACCACTAGCTGATTCAACCTTGAACGCTTCTTGGGTTGGTTGCACTACACATCCCTCATGGTATACAACATGATATGAGTTGATGAAAGAAGTTTTGAGTTCAAGCTCTAAGGTTTACAGTCACGAAAGTCATGAAGAAGATTTAGAGCAGCATGAACAATGCAAGCTAAAACTAGACTCAATAAAGAAAACGCAATAAGACAGTTTTCAACAACCATTGAGCAAAGCCAAAGCTATAAATATATATAGGCAGACAAGGCATCAAAGATGATGCAAGCTGACCTCAACATGTTTCAGAAAAGTTTGGACATAAATGTTTGGCTCCCATACTGAAAGTGATGTGTCCAAACACAGAGATGACACAAGCAATCTCAATAAGACAAAGAACCCTTTCCTAAAACATGAACGATTCAAAACAGGGAGCAAAGAGGTTTCAAACCCTCTTACTCAGTCCATTAGTGGACCTTGACACAGCCGATAGCGACTGGTCTTTGAATCACACAGGGACAGCTCTGCATAGGATAACGTATCATGAAATCCTAGCTCGAGCCTTGAGCAGCAAACCATTTGGTCACGGGTTGGCATAACAAAAGATCTCAACCCTTAGACTGGTTTGAGCGCCAAAGCACTTCCCACAAACTCAGTTGTCCATTTGAATTTGAAAGACTTATTAAACTAATATAACAGACTTTGAAACTTAGGACAGCAGAAGACTCAGTACTAGGATAGTAAACGAAGCTGCTAACCTCTGTGAAAAACAGTGATATGCATATGCATGTTTTACCTGAAACCATAAGGGATATTAGTGCCACCTGTTTTTTATCAGATAACATCATCTCAAGGTGTTTTGCAAGATAAAAGGATTGCCAACTATCCTTATACCTTCAAGGT of the Fragaria vesca subsp. vesca linkage group LG6, FraVesHawaii_1.0, whole genome shotgun sequence genome contains:
- the LOC101308399 gene encoding cytochrome P450 71D11-like, with product MDLQCPSFQVLFTFLLLTVILLLKIGKRGHNNNSSASNLPPGPWKLPIIGNIHQLIGTLPHRGLRDLAKKYGPVMHLRLGEVSTIVVSSAELAKEVMKTHDIIFASRPQVLVTRILYYDSKDIAFAPYGDYWRELRKICTQELLSAKRVQSYRPIREKEVLNLIKWIGSRAGLPINLTQKVLSATYSITSQAAFGIQCKDQEEFIYAVKDIIKAVSGFNVADVFPSFKLLHRISGVHPKLQRLQKQADRILENIIKEHIQATTTAKSDEAQDLVDVLLKFHETCGGSELSLTTDNIKAVILDIFTAGSETSATTVDWTMSEMIKNPRIMKKAQDEVREVFNRTQQVNETSIREMKYLKLVIQEALRLHPPAPLLLPRECGERCEIDGYEIPVKTKVIVNAWAIGRDPNYWSEPETFNPERFIDSSGEYQGTNFDYIPFGAGRRMCPGILYGLANVELPLAMLLYHFDWSLPNGMNNEDLEMTEEFAAVVQRKQDLLSIPTPYHRPLTDASSKTEIS